From one Gossypium hirsutum isolate 1008001.06 chromosome D08, Gossypium_hirsutum_v2.1, whole genome shotgun sequence genomic stretch:
- the LOC107917938 gene encoding uncharacterized protein, translating to MALASRTRHMLEALVREGSLNWLLSRRSSFAEEFEELERSPSAGNNWIPELSPAANIVVRRCSRILETSSSELQESFNAEASDSIKHKSRYARNFLEYCCFRALALSTQGMGHLADKKFRRLTFDLMVAWEAPAAAGQSLINVNDDLSIGIEAFSRIAPAVPIIANVIICENLFEVLTISTGGRLHFSIYEKYLNGLERVIKKMKNQSESSLLSAVRSTRGEKILEVDGTVTTQPVLEHVGISTWPGRLILTDHALYFEALRVVSYDKPKRYDLSDDLNQTVKPELTGPWGTRLFDKAVLYKSISLSEPAIIEFPELKGHTRRDYWLAVIREILYVHRFINKFHINGIEKDDALSKAILGILRVQAIQEISSSSTVCFESLLMFNLCDQLPGGDLILETLANMSSSRGVNWGNNIVASGGMYSISALTTVSNLGVMFGSSSNNPSEAGLLVGELAVGEMSSLERAVKESRENYKKVVLAQETVNGVKADGIDTNLAVMKELLLPVMEVGKWLLSLVYWDDPLKSLLFSLISTFIIFRGWLGYTLALTLVLIAIFMVVTRFCNQGRPLVELKVMAPPPMNTMEQLLAVQNAISQAEQLVQDGNIVLLKFRALLLSIFPQASDRFAALLVFMALILALVPSKYMLLVVFLETFTRYSPLRKASTERWMRRLREWWFSIPAAPVVLETQRQKEKDAKKRK from the exons ATGGCGTTGGCAAGCAGAACAAGACATATGCTTGAGGCTTTGGTAAGAGAAGGATCATTAAATTGGTTACTTAGCAGGCGAAGCTCCTTTGCTGAGGAATTTGAGGAGCTGGAGAGGTCTCCATCTGCTGGAAACAATTGGATACCTGAGCTCTCTCCCGCTGCAAATATAGTTGTGCGCAGGTGCTCAAG AATACTTGAAACCTCTTCAAGTGAGCTTCAAGAAAGCTTTAACGCTGAGGCATCTGATTCTATAAAGCATAAGTCACGGTATGCGAGGAACTTCTTGGAATACTGCTGCTTCAGGGCTCTTGCTCTGTCCACTCAAGGAATGGGTCATCTGGCTGATAAAAAGTTTCGACGCCTTACATTTGACCTGATGGTGGCCTGGGAAGCCCCAGCAGCCGCCGGCCAATCTCTAATTAATGTAa ATGATGATCTGTCCATTGGGATAGAGGCTTTCTCTCGAATAGCTCCTGCAGTTCCAATCATTGCCAATGTGATTATTTGTGAAAATCTTTTTGAGGTTCTTACCATCTCAACAGGTGGTCGGCTTCATTTCTCTATCTATGAGAAGTACCTAAACGGACTGGAGAG AGTGATTAAAAAGATGAAGAACCAATCAGAATCATCTCTTTTGTCTGCTGTTCGATCAACTAGAGGAGAAAAGATACTTGAGGTGGATGGAACAGTCACTACTCAACCAGTTCTTGAACATGTCGGAATATCAACATGGCCAG GTCGATTAATACTGACTGATCATGCGTTGTACTTTGAAGCCCTTCGAGTTGTATCTTATGACAAACCCAAAAGATATGATTTATCAGATGATCTAAACCAAACTGTTAAACCTGAGTTGACTGGACCATGGGGTACTCGACTTTTTGACAAGGCAGTCTTGTACAAATCAATTTCCTT ATCAGAACCAGCTATTATAGAGTTTCCTGAACTTAAAGGGCACACTCGACGTGATTACTGGCTAGCAGTAATCCGGGAAATTTTATATGTTCATAGATTTATAAATAAGTTCCATATTAATGGAATTGAAAAGGATGATGCACTTTCTAAAGCTATTCTTGGAATTTTGCGTGTGCAAGCCATCCAGGAAATTAGTTCCTCAAGTACGGTTTGCTTTGAGTCTCTTCTCATGTTTAACCTCTGTGATCAATTACCTGGGGGAGATTTAATACTAGAGACTCTTGCAAACATGTCAAGTTCAAGGGGAGTAAACTGGGGTAACAATATTGTGGCTAGTGGTGGCATGTACTCAATCTCAGCCTTGACCACGGTTTCGAACTTAGGTGTTATGTTTGGTTCAAGTTCAAATAACCCTAGCGAGGCTGGACTACTTGTGGGTGAACTGGCTGTGGGCGAAATGAGTTCATTGGAGAGAGCAGTTAAAGAATCTAGAGAAAACTATAAAAAAGTGGTGCTAGCTCAAGAAACAGTAAATGGGGTTAAAGCAGATGGTATTGACACCAATTTAGCTGTTATGAAG GAGTTGCTTCTTCCAGTGATGGAAGTTGGGAAGTGGCTTCTGTCGCTGGTATATTGGGATGATCCTCTAAAGTCTTTGCTATTCTCTTTGATTTCCACGTTCATTATTTTCAG GGGATGGCTGGGTTATACCTTGGCATTGACTCTAGTCCTTATTGCAATCTTTATGGTTGTTACGAGATTTTGCAACCAAGGCAGGCCTTTGGTTGAACTCAAGGTAATGGCACCTCCTCCTATGAACACAATGGAACAGCTTTTGGCTGTTCAGAACGCAATATCTCAAGCTGAACAGCTTGTCCAGGATGGAAACATTGTTCTTCTCAAGTTTCGTGCCTTGCTGCTCTCCATTTTCCCACAG GCAAGCGATAGATTTGCAGCTCTGCTGGTGTTTATGGCATTGATTCTGGCGTTGGTGCCTAGTAAATACATGCTTCTGGTGGTGTTTTTGGAGACATTTACGAGGTATTCGCCTCTTAGGAAGGCGAGCACGGAAAGATGGATGAGGAGACTCAGAGAATGGTGGTTCAGCATCCCAGCAGCTCCGGTGGTACTTGAAACTCAAAGACAGAAAGAAAAGGATGCTAAGAAGAGAAAGTGA
- the LOC107919154 gene encoding VQ motif-containing protein 20, whose protein sequence is MNPTQFHDQHRHAKKESTSNIGNGGICPPPLKVSRDSHLIKKSSSSSSSSSAASSLGVSGPVKPQQQRHPVIIYTHSPKVIHTHPKDFMALVQKLTGLSRSEDDHQNHNNHGPHQPKAETGAASVEEDSKRINNDDNESSSVITDENCEGQVNSCFVPPLFDPPAAPFLNIPVFTPNSTDFLCANHQPFYNYTDSLFFTPNMRSSISSSSGLEGMNEFRDY, encoded by the coding sequence ATGAACCCAACGCAATTTCATGATCAACATCGTCATGCAAAGAAAGAGAGCACGTCCAACATCGGGAATGGTGGCATTTGTCCCCCGCCCTTGAAAGTCAGCAGAGACTCTCATTTGATCAAGAAATCATCATCCTCTTCGTCGTCATCGTCGGCAGCCTCCTCCCTCGGCGTCAGCGGCCCCGTGAAGCCGCAACAGCAGCGTCACCCTGTCATTATCTACACACACTCTCCCAAAGTCATCCACACACACCCTAAAGATTTCATGGCGTTGGTGCAGAAACTCACAGGGCTTTCACGCAGTGAGGATGatcatcaaaatcataataaTCATGGGCCTCATCAACCCAAGGCGGAGACTGGTGCCGCTTCCGTAGAGGAAGACAGCAAGAGGATCAACAATGATGACAACGAATCATCATCGGTTATAACAGATGAAAACTGTGAAGGGCAAGTAAATTCTTGTTTTGTCCCACCTTTGTTTGATCCACCAGCAGCTCCATTTCTAAATATTCCAGTTTTTACGCCAAATTCGACTGATTTTCTTTGCGCCAATCATCAGCCTTTCTATAATTACACTGATTCATTGTTTTTCACACCAAACATGAGAAGCTCTATTTCATCATCTTCAGGGTTGGAGGGGATGAATGAATTTCGTGATTACTAA